A portion of the Parambassis ranga chromosome 22, fParRan2.1, whole genome shotgun sequence genome contains these proteins:
- the hltf gene encoding helicase-like transcription factor: protein MFSNRWRFSWGRHSEVDLFTDRHETSAETLAQAIRAARSEEPDADGSVLFGQLKGTVVGLRYYTGVVNSGEMVGLVREPQNPYDRNAVMVCNVYGNQVGHIKKELAAAMAYVMDNNLAKLEGVVPSGKNNKFCMPVMLSFWGNEENKNTVIEYLARWGFKLNTDGSRSEGASQKSYSEGAYSSKRGLTTQLTAEEVKNAFDNLFEGLMESKDGEKEAAESVGTPLLLHQKQALSWMCARENQSALPPFWEKRGELYYNTLTCFSAKQIPERVRGGILADDMGLGKTLTTIALILTNFHQGKPLPVEKCEVKISPTKGKAKQRASKLAVSRSACDEAEVSDTAGSSLSSDLPQEEVICVDKPEVVVIPDEPEESTSKGKRKPIKRKPSKEAPVLFEDFDFAAVLNAATSTTSSKKKKTTSLTQSVGSSVTKNTEDLSARSTLILCPLSVLSNWLDQFEQHVHANVKLKVYLYYGSERNRNKKFLSSQDVVITTYNVLSAEFGNKSPLHEINWLRVVLDEGHIIRNPNAQMSKAVLDLKAQRRWILSGTPLQNSVKDMWMLLAFLRLKPFDVREWWNRVIQRPVIQGDRKGLQNLQTLVKCITLRRTKSSQVNGRSLVSLPKKTVYVEKVELSQQEREEYELARNEGRNTIGRYVSEGTVLRNYAHVLAILMRLRQHCCHPDLLGKTSSDLGATATPAELREHLIEKLRTVLASGSDEECAVCLDSVRHPVITHCAHVYCRPCIAQVISTQETSARCPLCRSEIKTSELVEFPQEEVEDDDSTNSERWRTSSKVKALMGNLLRLRDEDNSIKSLIVSQFTRFLSILETPLREHGFTFVRLDGTMNQSKRTQVIQEFQSSAADSPTIMLLSLKAGGVGLNLTAASRVFLMDPAWNPATEEQCIDRCHRLGQKKNVVVTKFIVNNSVEENMVKIQKKKQDLLEKAFDSKNAQDRKTSRIDDIRALMEL, encoded by the exons ATGTTTTCTAACAGGTGGAGGTTTAGCTGGGGCAGGCACAGTGAGGTGGACCTCTTCACAGACCGTCATGAGACCAGTGCAGAGACTCTCGCTCAGGCCATCAGAGCTGCAAGATCTGAGGAGCCAGACGCTGATGGCAGTGTGCTGTTTGGGCAGCTGAAGGGTACTGTGGTTGGCCTCAGATATTACACAGGAGTG GTGAACAGTGGGGAGATGGTCGGACTAGTGCGTGAGCCCCAGAATCCATATGACCGTAATGCAGTGATGGTTTGCAATGTTTACGGCAACCAGGTCGGACACATCAAGAAGGAACTGGCAGCTGCAATGGCTTATGTCATGGACAACAACTTGGCTAAATTAGAGGG ggtggtgccttcagggaagaACAACAAGTTCTGTATGCCAGTAATGTTGTCCTTCTGGGGCAATgaagagaacaaaaacactgtaaTTGAATATTTGGCCCGTTGGGGATTTAAACTGAACACAGATGGAAGCAGATCAGAAG GTGCATCCCAGAAATCGTATAGTGAGGGTGCATATTCATCTAAAAGAGGCTTGACTACTCAACTTACAGCAGAGGAG gtaAAGAATGCATTTGATAACTTGTTTGAGGGGCTGATGGAAAGTAAAGATGGGGAGAAAGAAGCAGCTGAG TCTGTGGGGACTCCCCTCCTGCTTCACCAGAAACAGGCGCTGTCCTGGATGTGTGCCCGAGAAAACCAATCTGCTCTGCCGCCGTTCTGGGAGAAGAGAGGCGAGCTGTACTACAACACCCTCACATGTTTCTCTGCCAAACAAATACCAGAGAGGGTTCGTGGAGGAATACTAGCAGATGATATGGGACTG GGTAAAACTCTGACAACAATCGCTCTGATCTTAACCAACTTTCACCAAGGAAAGCCTCTACCTGTGGAGAAATGT GAGGTAAAGATTTCCCCCACCAAAGGTAAAGCAAAACAGAGGGCCTCTAAATTAGCAG TAAGCAGAAGTGCGTGTGATGAAGCGGAAGTGAGTGATACAGCAGGCAGTTCTCTTTCCTCTGACCT CCCCCAGGAGGAAGTGATCTGTGTAGATAAACCAGAAGTTGTTGTGATACCAGATGAGCCAGAGGAAA GTACAAGCAAAGGAAAGAGAAAACCCATCAAGCGGAAGCCCAGTAAAG AGGCCCCAGTATTGTTTGAGGATTTTGACTTTGCTGCAGTTCTGAATGCCGCCACATCAACTACAagctcaaagaagaagaagacgaccAGCCTCACACAGA GTGTGGGATCCTCTGTCACTAAAAACACAGAGGATTTGTCAGCTAGATCGACTCTTATCCTCTGCCCCCTCTCTGTACTCAGTAACTGGCTG GACCAGTTTGAGCAGCATGTGCATGCTAACGTGAAGCTTAAGGTGTATCTGTATTACGGTTCAGAGCGCAACAGGAACAAGAAATTTCTGTCCTCTCAGGATGTGGTGATCACTACGTACAATGTCCTCTCTGCCGAATTTGGG AATAAAAGTCCCCTACATGAGATCAACTGGCTGAGGGTTGTTCTGGACGAAGGTCACATCATAAGAAACCCAAACGCACAGATGAGTAAGGCTGTGCTTGACCTGAAAGCTCAGAGACGTTGGATCCTTTCAG GTACTCCTCTCCAGAACAGTGTGAAGGACATGTGGATGCTGCTGGCCTTCCTGCGTTTGAAGCCCTTTGACGTGAGAGAGTGGTGGAACAGAGTGATCCAGAGACCTGTCATACAAGGAGACAGGAAAGGCCTGCA AAACCTTCAGACACTGGTAAAGTGTATCACCCTCCGGCGGACTAAGAGCAGCCAGGTGAATGGACGCAGCCTGGTGTCACTGCCTAAGAAGACAGTATATGTGGAGAAGGTTGAGCTCAGccagcaggagagggaggagtaTGAGCTGGCACGCAATGAGGGAAGAAACACCATTGGCAG aTATGTATCTGAGGGGACGGTCTTGAGAAATTATGCTCATGTGCTCGCAATCCTGATGAGGCTCCGACAGCACTGCTGCCACCCTGATCTGCTGGGAAAGACATCCTCAGATTTAG GAGCTACAGCGACACCAGCAGAGCTCCGAGAGCACCTTATAGAAAAGCTGCGCACCGTGTTGGCCAGCGGCTCTGATGAggagtgtgctgtgtgtctggacTCGGTCCGTCATCCTGTCATTACACACTGTGCCCACGTTTACTGCCGGCCCTGCATCGCCCAAGTCATCAGTACTCAGGAG ACATCAGCACGGTGTCCTCTCTGTCGAAGCGAGATCAAGACGAGTGAACTGGTGGAGTTTCcacaggaggaagtggaggatgACGATTCTACAAACTCTGAAAGATGGAGGACAAGCTCAAAG GTGAAGGCACTGATGGGAAACCTGCTCAGGCTGCGAGATGAAGATAACAGCATCAAAAGTTTGATTGTGTCTCAGTTCACACGGTTCCTCAGCATCCTGGAGACACCACTCAG AGAGCACGGTTTCACTTTTGTGCGCCTGGATGGCACCATGAACCAAAGCAAACGGACCCAGGTCATCCAGGAGTTCCAGAGCTCTGCAGCTGACAGCCCCACTATCATGCTTTTGTCGCTTAAAGCTGGAGGAGTGGGGCTTAATTTGACCGCAGCTTCTCGTGTTTTCCTCATGGACCCA gcatGGAATCCAGCTACTGAAGAACAGTGCATTGACCGCTGCCATCGTTTgggccagaaaaaaaatgttgtggtCACCAAG
- the LOC114428103 gene encoding serine/threonine-protein kinase PAK 2-like — translation MCDSGVCEDKPPAPPVRMSSQGGAKDPQSTNHSSRPLPSVPEERKSRNKIISMFAYEKGGRKKDRDKDRPEISSPSDFEHTIHVGFDAVTGEFTGMPEQWARLLQTSNISKSEQKQNPQAVLDILKFYDSTSGKQKYLSFSASDKDSQSTGKQGTVSSPTGKDDDEDEDTPPPDVAPRPEHTKSVHTRSVIDPIPAPDGDAASRAADKQKKKGGKMTDEEIMEKLRTIVSIGDPKKKYTRYEKIGQGASGTVYTAIDVATGQEVAIKQINLQKQPKKELIINEILVMKELKNPNIVNFLDSFLVGDELFVVMEYLAGGSLTDVVTETCMDEAQIAAVCREVLQALEFLHANQVIHRDIKSDNVLLGMDGSVKLTDFGFCAQITPEQSKRSTMVGTPYWMAPEVVTRKAYGPKVDIWSLGIMAIEMVEGEPPYLNENPLRALYLIATNGTPELQSPEKLSPVFRSFLSRCLEMDVEKRGSGRELLQHPFLKLAKPLSSLTPLILAAKEAMRSNR, via the exons atgtgtgacAGCGGAGTGTGTGAGGACAAGCCCCCCGCCCCCCCTGTCAGGATGAGCAGCCAAGGAGGAGCAAAGGACCCACAGtcgaccaatcacagctctcGGCCGCTGCCGTCTGTACCAGAGGAGAGGAAGTCCAGAAACAAGATCATCTCCATGTTTGCCTATGAGAAAG GAGGCAGGAAGAAGGACCGGGACAAGGACAGGCCTGAGATCTCTTCGCCATCAGACTTTGAACACACCATCCATGTGGGTTTTGATGCTGTAACTGGAGAATTCACG ggCATGCCAGAGCAGTGGGCCCGTCTCCTACAGACCTCCAACATCAGTAAAtcagaacagaaacagaatcCTCAGGCTGTCCTTGACATTCTCAAGTTCTACGACTCCACCAGTGGAAAACAGAAATACCTCAGTTTTTCTGCCTCGg ACAAAGACTCACAATCG ACAGGCAAGCAGGGTACTGTATCATCCCCTACGGGCAAGGACGATGACGAAGACGAGGACACGCCACCGCCTGATGTGGCACCTCGGCCAGAACACACAAAATCg GTGCACACAAGGTCAGTGATTGACCCCATTCCAGCTCCAGATGGAGATGCTGCCTCCAGAGcagctgacaaacagaaaaagaaggGAGGCAAGATGACGGATGAGGAAATAATGGAGAAGCTAA GAACTATTGTCAGTATTGGAGATCCTAAGAAGAAATATACTCGCTATGAAAAGATTGGCCAGGGGGCATCTGGCACTGTTTATACAGCTATAGATGTAGCCACAGGTCAAGAG GTGGCCATCAAACAGATCAACTTACAGAAGCAGCCTAAGAAAGAGCTAATTATCAACGAGATTCTGGTCATGAAGGAGCTGAAGAACCCCAACATTGTTAATTTCCTAGATag TTTCCTTGTAGGAGACGAGCTTTTTGTAGTCATGGAGTACTTGGCCGGTGGCTCGCTAACTGATGTTGTGACGGAGACGTGCATGGACGAGGCTCAGATTGCTGCCGTGTGCAGAGAG GTCCTTCAGGCTCTGGAGTTTCTTCATGCCAACCAGGTCATCCACAGAGACATCAAGAGTGACAATGTGCTTCTGGGGATGGACGGATCAGTCAAACTTA CTGACTTTGGCTTCTGCGCTCAGATCACCCCAGAGCAGAGTAAACGCAGCACCATGGTGGGGACTCCATACTGGATGGCTCCAGAGGTGGTGACCAGGAAAGCCTACGGACCCAAAGTGGACATTTGGTCTCTGGGGATTATGGCTATAGAGATGGTGGAAGGAGAGCCTCCGTACCTCAATGAAAACCCTCTCAGG GCATTATATTTAATTGCCACCAATGGGACTCCTGAGCTGCAGAGTCCAGAGAAGCTGTCTCCTGTCTTCAGATCCTTCCTGTCCCGCTGCCTGGAGATGGACGTGGAAAAACGAGGCTCAGGCAGAGAACTGCTGCAG cATCCATTCCTGAAGCTGGCCAAGCCTCTGTCCAGCCTCACCCCGCTCATCCTGGCAGCCAAGGAGGCAATGAGGAGCAACCGTTAA